ACAAAAATAAAGGACTTGGCGATTCTTCGGGTTATGGAATCTGCCACGCCTTTACCGAAGATGGACGCTGTGTTTCGCTCCTGAAAATCCTGCTTACCAATCATTGTATTTTTGACTGTGCGTATTGCGTAAGCCGAAAAAGCAACGATATAAAACGCGCCGCTTTTACGGTTCAGGAAGTCGTAGATCTTACGATTGGTTTTTATAGAAGAAATTATATAGAAGGCCTGTTTTTAAGTTCGGGTATTTTTGATAATGCCGATTACACGATGGAACGTTTAGTGCGCATTGCAAAGAAACTGCGATTAGAAGAAAACTTTAACGGCTACATACATCTTAAAGCGATTCCCGGCTCGAGCGACGAACTTTTAAAAGAAGCCGGACTCTATGCCGACCGTTTAAGCGTAAATGTCGAAATGCCAACAGAGCAAAGTCTTAAATTACTGGCGCCCGATAAAAATCATAAAGATGTGATGAAACCGATGGAATATCTGAAAAATGAAATCGTGGGTTATAAAGAAGAAAAGAAATCAAATTACAAAACGCCTCTTTTTGCTCCCGCCGGGCAGAGTACACAAATGGTAATTGGAGCAAGTCAGGAAAATGATCTCGAAATTTTGGGCATGGCCAATTATTTTTATGACCAGATGAATATGAAACGGGTGTATTATTCCGGTTACGTGCCAATAAGTTATGATAACAGACTTCCGGCAATTGGAACTCCCGTTCCAATGATTCGGGAAAATCGATTGTATCAGGCCGACTGGTTAATTCGCTATTACGGATTCAATGTCAATGAAATAGTAGGTTTTGACCAGCCAAATCTAGATCTGGATATCGACCCAAAATTAGGATGGGCTTTACGAAACCTCAACCAGTTTCCGGTAGATATCAATACAGCAGATCTGGAACTGATTCAGCGTATTCCGGGAATTGGATTTTTGAGTGCTAAGAAAATTGTCTCTGCCAGAAAGTTTAAAAAACTCCAGCCCGAAGATTTGAAAAAACTGGGAATTGCTTACAATCGTTCCAAATATTTTATGGCTTTTGCTTCGCCGTTTTATCTTCAAAAAGATTTGACTTCGGTACAAATTAAAGATCATATTTTAAATTCCCAAAACAGCAAATACAAAAATAATTTTTCGAACCAGCTCGCTTTATTTTAATCTCATGACGCAATTAATTTACGATAGCACGTACGAAGGATGGCTTACGGCAGTATTCGAAATTTATGAATACAAACTGACAGATGTTGTCTTCATAACCGATGAATTTTCGAGTACACGGCTGTTTGCAAAAACGCATTTGGTAATGACCGATATTGCAAAGGCGAAACGTGTTTTAACCGGACTCAGACAACGCCTTTCTGCAGATGGTCTTGAAAAAATATATTATGCTTTTCTGTCAGGATCAGAACAGATCGAAGAAATTTTGTTCCGATTTGTAAAATATGTCTTTGAAAGTTCTGAAAATATAGAAGGAGATTTAAGCAATCCCGAAGTTGCAGCAGTTAGAAAAGCGGCGCATTCTACAGGAAAAGAAAGTCACCGAATGAAAGCTTTTGTTCGGTTTAAATTAACAAAAGACGAATTGTATTATGCCATTATCGAACCCGACTGCGATGTATTGTCTTTGATTCAAAATCATTTTAAAAACAGATATGCTGACCAGCGCTGGCTTATTTATGATGCAAAACGCAAATATGGGGTGTATTATGATCTTGAAAATATTTCAACGGTACAAATACAGTTTAATGCCAATACATCTTCTGCTTTAGCCGAAATCAACGATGAAGAAGAAGAATTTTTTCAGAATCTCTGGCGCCGTTATTTCAGCAGTGTAAACATAGAATCCAGAAAAAACACCAAACTTCATTTGCAGCATATGCCAAAACGATATTGGAAAAATCTAACAGAGAAAATTCCAAATCTAAAGTAAAATCTATGCAATTATAAAATGAACATTTTAAGCACATAGAAGCATAGATTTCAGACATAAAAAACAGCAAAACCCGGCTATGTTAATTCAGACCAGTGAAACGCCTTTTTTAAGTTTAAAGAACTATGTCTCTATGTGTTAAAAATATAATTATAACCCGTTGAATGCAATTGTTTTCTATGTAAGATTTAAAAATTATAACACGGATAAAACAGATTTGCTTCGCAAAAACGCGGATATAACTGATTTATACATTAAATAAAAAAAATCCGTGAAAATCCGCGTCTTCGTGATAACGAATTCGCCTAATCCGCGTCAAAATATATAATTTTTGAATTACACCCAACGGGTTAATTATATTCAACAGATTAAATTCTATTTACTTTTCTTTAAAGCATCCAGCAATTCTGCCAGATCGACTACGCCGTAAGTTGACGAATAATCAGAAACAGCATAAGGTAATATAAGACTGTTATTGTGAATAATAGCGCCGCAGGAGTAGACCACATTGGGTACATAACCTTCGCGTTCGTCTTCAAGAGGCGAGAGCAGCGGTTCTTTTAATCGGCCGATTTCTTTAGACGGATCATCAAGATCAAACAACGAAGCTCCTATGCAATAACGACGCATTGTACCAACACCGTGCGTAATTACAAGCCAGCCTTCTTCGGTCCAAAGAGGAGAACCGCAGTTTCCTATCTGAGTCAGTTCCCACGTATAACGAGGTTCCTGCAGCAGGATTGGATTATTCCATTGTGTTGGCCTTTCAGAATACATAATATAATTGTTTACACCATCAATACGGGCGAGCATGGCATATTTGCCTTTTATCTTTCGCGGAAACAAAGCCAGGTTTTTATTCTGTGCTCCTGTACCGTGCAGAGGCATTACTCTGAATGTGTAAAAATCTTCGGTAGAAATTAATTTCGGTAAAATCGCATGTCCGTTATAAGCGGTATAAGTCGCCATAACGCGAACCGAATTATCATCATCAACAAAACGAACAAAACGGGCATCTTCTATACCGCGGCTTTCAGAATCGGAGATAGGGAAAATAACACGTTCTGTAATATCAGAATCGTGTTTGAACTGCAAATCATAAAACGAATTCGCCAGCCAGAGCATTTCTTCAAGCGCTGTTCTTCGTTCCTGACGAATCAACGGATCGTTTAAAGCCGTTTCCAGCATATTTTTTAATACAGCAAATTCAAATTCTTCAGGCAGATCCTGCATAATCTGTGCGATGTATTTATCATGAGTATGCATTTCGAACAATTTTGATAAAAATCGTTCTTTGTTGAATAAGGTTTTGTGCTCAATTTCGGCCTTGTCGATATGATGGCCTATTTTCATAATCTGCAGATTGTTGTTTTTATCGAGGATTCCTCTTCTAAAAACAATCGAAGAAATATGACCTTCTCCCGTAGCACGGAAAGAAATAATAACACGTTTTTCACCGGCTTCTAATCCAGACTGGTCAAAATCCTCGACTATCGAAGGGTTAAAAATCGCAGCCGATTCTATCGCATATTCCATTGTACAATACGAACCAATCAGCATTTTCCGGTTCAGCGACATGGCTTCATAATCAATCTGCATGGCCTCGATAAGATCACGGATTCTTTCGCAGTGTCTAAAAAATATGGCTGAAATATTACGGTGTCTTCGGGCAAATTCCCTAAGCGTTTGTTCTAACGTTTCTATTACTTGTTTTTCGTCCAGTAACATGATACGAAGTACCATCTGCTGGGTTCTTTCGTTGCCGTTCATAAAGTAACGGGCAACAACTCTTCTGGAATCGGGGGTAAATTTTATGTTTTTTCTGGTGACTGATACTCGCATATTTTTATTTTTAATTAAGAAAACAAGAGCATTTTTATAGTTAAAACATATTGGGCAGAAAGAAAAACAAAACCTGCGTATAATAAGATTTCTATTGGCTTCGAACTTGTTTTTGTAATAACAAGTTACTGAATTTGTTAAAGAAAAAAAACTTAATTTTTTATTAAAATTACTAAACAATCTTTTAATTTGTAGTTTTTTATTCTGATAATGAGTTAAATAGCTGAATTTGTTCTAAAGAATTGCGCTCAAACTTCATTCTAACGTTTCGGGGGTAGAAATGAGCAGCATAATTTTTTAAACGTATTTTTGCAGACAGAAATTATAATAACCCATGATAAAAATTAACCCAAAAGAATCTTTTGCAAAAGCGGATATTCTGTTTTCTTTTGCATTGGAATCTGAAGCTGCCGAAGTTTTTCGCGGACAAAATACTTTAATTACCGGAATAGGAAAAGTCAATGCAGCGTATGAATTATCAAAAGCAATTCAGCAAAAAAGACCTTCTGTAATTATCAACCTCGGATCTGCCGGAAGCAGCTGTTTCCAAAAAGGCGAAGTAATCTGCTGTACCAAATTTGTACAAAGAGACATGGACGTTCGCGGATTGGGTTTTGCGCTATACGAAACCCCATTATCCGGTCTGCCTCCGGTTCTCGAATATGGTCTGCTGATGGACGGTTTGCAGGAAGGCATTTGCGGAACAGGCGATAACTTCGAAATGGGACATTGTTCCGACGCTTATAATGTAGTAGATATGGAAGCCTATTCATTAGCCATGATTGCAATGAAAGAGAATATTCCGTTTTTATGCCTGAAATATGTTTCAGACGGTGCCGATGATAATGCCGCCGAAGACTGGACCGTTCAGGTTCATAAAGCCGCAATCGCGTACGGAAAAATTTTAGGTTTAATTGAAGAAGATATTTTGAGTTAGATTAAAATATTCCTGTCTGAAAAATTGTACTTTTGTTTTTGAAATCAAACAAATACATATTTTGCTGATTCGTTTTCCGTATCGTACAGAATAGAATATGTAACCTACATATTCTGTAAATTTTATATTCTTAATTATTATCTTTGAGCTATGAGCACAATAACAAAACCAAGTCACATAGGGCGAAAAATCAGCCGTATCCGTGAAATGAGAGATATGAAGCAGGAAGCACTGGCACAGGCGCTTGGAACAAACCAACAAGCGATTTCTGCAATGGAAAACAGTGAAAATGTCGATGAAGAAAAACTGGTTGAAGTAGCCAAAGCTTTAGGCGTAACAGTTGAAGCGCTTAAGAATTTTTCTGAAGAAGCGGTATTTAGTTATTTTAATAATTTTTATGATAACAGCCAGGGAACTATAGGGAATCATTACTGTACCTTTAATCCTTTGGACAAATTAATCCAATCTCACGAAGAACAGATTAAACTCTACGAACGTTTAGTTCAGGCAGAAAAAGATAAAGTTGAATATTTAGAAAAATTAGTAAAAGATAAATAGGCTTTTATAAAAAGATATATTGATGGGAAAAGAGACTTTTATAAGGTCTCTTTTTTTTGCATTTTGTTATCTAATGATTTAACGAAACTATTTAATTTCAATCCAACGGCTTGTCTCTAACTGCTTTTCAAATAAGAA
This portion of the Flavobacterium gelatinilyticum genome encodes:
- a CDS encoding putative DNA modification/repair radical SAM protein, which codes for MVHERVMEKLSILADAAKYDVSCSSAQSKRENKNKGLGDSSGYGICHAFTEDGRCVSLLKILLTNHCIFDCAYCVSRKSNDIKRAAFTVQEVVDLTIGFYRRNYIEGLFLSSGIFDNADYTMERLVRIAKKLRLEENFNGYIHLKAIPGSSDELLKEAGLYADRLSVNVEMPTEQSLKLLAPDKNHKDVMKPMEYLKNEIVGYKEEKKSNYKTPLFAPAGQSTQMVIGASQENDLEILGMANYFYDQMNMKRVYYSGYVPISYDNRLPAIGTPVPMIRENRLYQADWLIRYYGFNVNEIVGFDQPNLDLDIDPKLGWALRNLNQFPVDINTADLELIQRIPGIGFLSAKKIVSARKFKKLQPEDLKKLGIAYNRSKYFMAFASPFYLQKDLTSVQIKDHILNSQNSKYKNNFSNQLALF
- a CDS encoding TIGR03915 family putative DNA repair protein, with translation MTQLIYDSTYEGWLTAVFEIYEYKLTDVVFITDEFSSTRLFAKTHLVMTDIAKAKRVLTGLRQRLSADGLEKIYYAFLSGSEQIEEILFRFVKYVFESSENIEGDLSNPEVAAVRKAAHSTGKESHRMKAFVRFKLTKDELYYAIIEPDCDVLSLIQNHFKNRYADQRWLIYDAKRKYGVYYDLENISTVQIQFNANTSSALAEINDEEEEFFQNLWRRYFSSVNIESRKNTKLHLQHMPKRYWKNLTEKIPNLK
- a CDS encoding glycoside hydrolase family 130 protein, giving the protein MRVSVTRKNIKFTPDSRRVVARYFMNGNERTQQMVLRIMLLDEKQVIETLEQTLREFARRHRNISAIFFRHCERIRDLIEAMQIDYEAMSLNRKMLIGSYCTMEYAIESAAIFNPSIVEDFDQSGLEAGEKRVIISFRATGEGHISSIVFRRGILDKNNNLQIMKIGHHIDKAEIEHKTLFNKERFLSKLFEMHTHDKYIAQIMQDLPEEFEFAVLKNMLETALNDPLIRQERRTALEEMLWLANSFYDLQFKHDSDITERVIFPISDSESRGIEDARFVRFVDDDNSVRVMATYTAYNGHAILPKLISTEDFYTFRVMPLHGTGAQNKNLALFPRKIKGKYAMLARIDGVNNYIMYSERPTQWNNPILLQEPRYTWELTQIGNCGSPLWTEEGWLVITHGVGTMRRYCIGASLFDLDDPSKEIGRLKEPLLSPLEDEREGYVPNVVYSCGAIIHNNSLILPYAVSDYSSTYGVVDLAELLDALKKSK
- a CDS encoding nucleosidase — its product is MIKINPKESFAKADILFSFALESEAAEVFRGQNTLITGIGKVNAAYELSKAIQQKRPSVIINLGSAGSSCFQKGEVICCTKFVQRDMDVRGLGFALYETPLSGLPPVLEYGLLMDGLQEGICGTGDNFEMGHCSDAYNVVDMEAYSLAMIAMKENIPFLCLKYVSDGADDNAAEDWTVQVHKAAIAYGKILGLIEEDILS
- a CDS encoding helix-turn-helix domain-containing protein — translated: MSTITKPSHIGRKISRIREMRDMKQEALAQALGTNQQAISAMENSENVDEEKLVEVAKALGVTVEALKNFSEEAVFSYFNNFYDNSQGTIGNHYCTFNPLDKLIQSHEEQIKLYERLVQAEKDKVEYLEKLVKDK